The genome window CTGCATCAGCCGCTGATCGAATGGGCCGCCCACCGTGGCGTGCTGTCGCTGCTGGACGACGCGCATGCGTCGGGCATCCTGTGCCTGCGCACGCCCGCGGCCGATCATGCGTTTGCCGCGCTGCAGCAGGCCGGCGTGCAGTGCGCGACGCGCGAGGGCGTGCTGCGCATCTCGCCACACCTGTACAACAGCAGCGACGACATCGATCGTGTGATCGAAACGCTCGACCGCGTGATACCGGAATGAAGAAGGTCCAGAACATCATCGAACGGATCCGTGCGGAGCACGTTCCCGATTTCCGCTCCGGCATCTTCGACATCAGGCTGGAAACGCGCGACGGCCAGCTCGTGCTCACCGGCGAGACGACGGACATCGCGGCCGCCGAGCGGCTCCTGGCCGAAGCCGGCAAGGCGGCCGGCGGCCGCATCATCGACGAGATCATGCGGCTGCCGGACCCCGCGCTCGGGACCGGCGTACACGGCGTCGTGCGCGCGGCCATCGTGCCCGTCTACCTCGATCCCGCACTCCCCGCCGCCCAGATCTCCCAGCTCGTGCTCGGCATGCGTTTCGACCTGCTCGCACGGCGCGGTGACTGGCTGCGCGTGCGGGCCGAGGACGGCTACCTGGGCTGGATCCACGAGGGCTACGTCCGGCTCGGTGAGCGCGAATGGGCCGAACAGTGGGAGCGCGGATCCTACGGCGAGCCCGTCGTCTCACTCGGCGCCGAGCTGGTCGACGACGACGGCAACGCGCTCGCGCGCCTCCCCTGGGGCGCACGCGTGCTCCGCTTCGGCAGCACGTACGAGCTGCCCGACGGACGCCGCGGCACGATCGGCACCGGTGAGATCATCGACGTCGACCGCCTCGCAGACCGTTTTCCCGCCCGCGGCGACAGCATCGCACGCACCGCCCGCCGCTGGCACGGAACGCCCTACCTCTGGGGCGGCGTCACCATGAGCGGCGCCGACTGCTCCGGCTTTGCGCAGGCCGTCATGTGGATGCATGGCATCGCGCTCCCCCGCGACTCCGACCTGCAGGCCCGCATCGGCGTGCATGTCGAGCCCGGCAACGATTTCAGCTCCGTCCGTCCCGGCGACCTGCTCTTCTTCGCCGAACATTCCGCCCGCGTCTCGCACGTCGCGATCTCACTTGGCGGCGCATCGATCATCCACTCCGCCCTGGGCAACGGCGGAGTCGCGGTGAACGCGATGACGGGGGACCTGGATTTCGAGAACCGACTGCGGCGACTGTTTACCGAGGTGCGGCGGCTGCTGCCGGATTGAGAGGTCCGGCTCGGGAACGAATTTTTTTCACCGCAGAGTCGCGGAGGGCGCTGAGAACGGCCTGGAAAGGATCTTCG of Longimicrobiales bacterium contains these proteins:
- a CDS encoding C40 family peptidase, whose protein sequence is MKKVQNIIERIRAEHVPDFRSGIFDIRLETRDGQLVLTGETTDIAAAERLLAEAGKAAGGRIIDEIMRLPDPALGTGVHGVVRAAIVPVYLDPALPAAQISQLVLGMRFDLLARRGDWLRVRAEDGYLGWIHEGYVRLGEREWAEQWERGSYGEPVVSLGAELVDDDGNALARLPWGARVLRFGSTYELPDGRRGTIGTGEIIDVDRLADRFPARGDSIARTARRWHGTPYLWGGVTMSGADCSGFAQAVMWMHGIALPRDSDLQARIGVHVEPGNDFSSVRPGDLLFFAEHSARVSHVAISLGGASIIHSALGNGGVAVNAMTGDLDFENRLRRLFTEVRRLLPD